Proteins encoded in a region of the Triticum dicoccoides isolate Atlit2015 ecotype Zavitan chromosome 3A, WEW_v2.0, whole genome shotgun sequence genome:
- the LOC119273098 gene encoding esterase PIR7B-like: protein MESTQSNSVRSHFILVHGLCHGAWCWYKVVAALEAAGHRVTAIDLAASGTHPARVDEVHSFEEYSRPLLDVVAAAPAGDGERLILVGHSHGGLSLALAMERFPGKIAAAVFAAAAMPSVGKHMGVTTEEFMRRTSSKGLLMDCEMLPINNNEGAGVAIIMGPDFLARKYYQQSPPEDLALAKMLVRPGNQFMKDPVMKDTSLLTDDNYGSVKKIYVVAKADGSSTEEMQRWMVMLSPGTEVEEIAGADHAIMSSRPTELCDALVKIANSLNTC from the exons ATGGAGAGCACCCAGAGCAACAGTGTGAGGAGCCATTTCATCCTGGTGCACGGCCTCTGCCATGGGGCTTGGTGCTGGTACAAAGTGGTCGCGGCGCTCGAGGCCGCGGGGCACCGCGTCACGGCGATCGACCTCGCCGCTTCGGGTACCCACCCGGCGCGCGTTGACGAGGTGCACTCGTTCGAGGAGTACTCGCGGCCGCTGCTCGACGTGGTGGCCGCGGCGCCGGCGGGTGACGGCGAGAGGCTGATTCTGGTCGGGCACAGCCACGGCGGCCTCAGCTTGGCGCTAGCCATGGAGAGGTTCCCCGGCAAGATCGCCGCTGCCGTGTTCGCGGCCGCCGCGATGCCGAGCGTCGGGAAGCACATGGGCGTCACCACCGAGGAG TTCATGCGAAGAACATCATCGAAGGGACTACTCATGGACTGCGAGATGCTGCCAATCAATAACAACGAGGGTGCAGGAGTTGCAATCATAATGGGCCCAGACTTCTTAGCACGCAAGTATTACCAGCAAAGTCCACCTGAG GATTTGGCCCTTGCAAAAATGTTGGTGAGGCCGGGAAACCAGTTCATGAAGGATCCAGTGATGAAGGATACAAGCCTGCTCACCGATGACAACTACGGGTCGGTGAAGAAGATATACGTGGTAGCCAAGGCTGATGGCTCCAGCACCGAGGAGATGCAGCGTTGGATGGTGATGTTGAGCCCTGGCACGGAGGTCGAGGAGATCGCCGGAGCTGACCATGCCATCATGAGCTCTAGGCCTACGGAGCTCTGTGATGCTCTGGTCAAGATCGCCAACAGCTTAAATACTTGCTAA